The DNA window TCCGGGTCGAGCGTGGTGTTCATCGCCGATCGGTGCATCACCTCGACCTGCGCGAGGCGCGCCTCGTAGACCTGGCGGATTTCGGCGATCTCCGCTTTCTGCGCGTCGGTGAGCGGCTTTTCGACGATGCCCTGTTCCGCGTCCTTTTTTCGGAGACGCTCCATGGCAAGCTCATAAGCGGACTTTGGACTACCGGTGTCGGCCATGACCCGATCATAGCGCGGCAGGGGCCTCCGCTGTCGAGCTTGCGACTGGAGTGCTGATTGCATCTGCAGGGGCCGTGAGCTCGGCACCCCGCATTTCGCTCGGGATCATGGCCCTCGCGGTGCTCACCGCGACGCCCGCGCTACACAGCGATGCGGATGCCGTACGCCTCGAGCCGGTGGTCCAGCGCTACCTCGACCAGGGAACCGCTCAGCCGGTCACCTCCTATCGCGCGTTCCGCCGCCTCGAGGCCGCCGGTCTCGGCCGGGCGGGATGGCTGGAGGCGTGGACCGAGATCGAGAACGGCGCCTTCCGCTACGAGATCACCGCGGAAGGGGGATCCGAAAAGGTGCTCGGGCAGGTCCTGCGCAAGTACCTCGAGAACGAACGGCACGCGTTCGAGAGCGGCGAAGCGCAGCGCAGCACCCTGACGCCGGACAACTATCTGTTCGTCGCGGCGGACCAGCAGCCGGAGGGGCTGGTCAAGATCCTGATGAAGCCGCGCCGCAAAGGGAAATTGATGCTCGACGGCGCGATGTTCTTCGCCCCGCAGGATGCCGGCCTGGTCCGCGTGGAAGGCCGCGCGGTGTCGAACCCGTCGTTCTGGGTCAAACGGGTGGACATCACGAGGCACTACCGCCGGATCAGCGGCGCGTGCGTTCCGGTCGACGTCGACTCGACCGCGAACATCCGTTTCGCGGGCAGGGCGACGTTCCACATGACTTACCACTACACCCACGTCAACGGCCGTGCACCGCTCGGCACGGTGGGCACGATCGCCAGCGCTGCGGCCACCGGCCGGTAGGCACGCGCAATCCGGACGAACGAGTCAGCTCGCGAATGGCAGCGCCGCGGGACGGGCCTCCGCGCCCGGCGCCGCCTCGGGCCCGTCCACCACGTGTCGCGCCTTGATCTGGGCGCGGCGTCGGCGCAGCTCGAGCTCTCTCAGGCGCTCGCGCAACACCCCCTCGCCGGACCGGAACGTCATCGCCGACTGCGCGAACGAGCGCCCGACGACGGTGGGATCCCAGAGGCAGCCCTGCGCCGCCGACCGGCGGGCCGCCGCCCTCGTCGCGCGGGAGTTGCGGGTGGACGAGGTCTTTCGGGCAAATACCAAAGCCATGGGTTTTCTCCTCCCACAGCGACTATAAGAAGGGGGTGTGACAGGATGGGTCGCGGGCAGGGGGCAGGGTGATACGGCTGTCTGAGCGGTTTATCGACGCGGCGCGGTATGCGGCGGAGGCACACGGGAGCCAGGCGCGGAAAGGGACCGACGTGCCCTACCTCGCGCACCTGCTCGCCGTTGCGTCGTTCGTCCTGGAGGCGGGCGGCGATGAGGACGCGGCAATTGCGGCGCTGCTGCACGATGCGGCAGAGGACCAGGGCGGGCGCGCGCGGCTGGACGACATCCGCGCGCGCTTCGGCGCTCGTGTCGCGCACATCGTCGAAGGATGCACCGACAGCTGGCAGGGGCAGAAGGAGCCGTGGATGGAGCGGAAGGAGCGGTACGTCGAGCACGCCAGGACGCTCGATCGCGACACGCTGCTGGTCTCGGCTGCCGACAAGGTCCACAACGCCTACGCGATCCTCCGCGACCTGCGCACGCACGGCGACAAGGTGTGGGCCC is part of the Acidobacteriota bacterium genome and encodes:
- a CDS encoding HD domain-containing protein; translation: MRLSERFIDAARYAAEAHGSQARKGTDVPYLAHLLAVASFVLEAGGDEDAAIAALLHDAAEDQGGRARLDDIRARFGARVAHIVEGCTDSWQGQKEPWMERKERYVEHARTLDRDTLLVSAADKVHNAYAILRDLRTHGDKVWARFKAPPDDIIWYYDALVRAFRDAGGHPLVDELERVVRGIKREMGY